A window from Halomicrobium urmianum encodes these proteins:
- the acs gene encoding acetate--CoA ligase alpha subunit, translating to MGRLSTLFAPDRVAVIGATESEGAVGRAITENLQATYDGEVVAVNPNADEVLGLPCHDAVADAEDADEIDVAVVVVPPGIAVDAIREAGEAGIRNVVVITAGFGETGSEGAARERELREVAEEHDLNLVGPNSLGVMSTPRGLNATFGNEMAREGDISFMSQSGAFVTAVLDWAAERDVGFKDIVSLGNKAVLDEGDFVAEWGDDPDTDVILGYLEDVDEGAEFIETAREVTRETPIVMVKSGRTDAGASAAASHTGAMAGSEEAYEAGLEQAGVLRVETVQELFDYAQILADQPLPDGDEVAIVTNAGGPGVMTTDAVGDADLSLAEFDDETIETLSESLPEEANIYNPVDVIGDAPAERFELALETVLQDDGVAMAVVVACPTAVVDFEELAEVVIDCQREYGQPVATTLMGAKSTGPAEARLNDAGVPTYFDPARAVDSLDALRRYDEIRSREHVEPATFDVDRERAREVIERGVDRGSNRLGVEAMELLDAYGIPTPEGEVVDSPSDAERVAAGIDGDVVMKIVSPDILHKSDIGGVEVGVSAEDVRDTYEDLVVRAREYQRDATIVGVQVQEMVDLDSGTETIVGTKRDPQFGPLVLFGLGGIFVEVLEDSTVRVAPVTEPEATEMIDDIESAPLLRGARGTEPVDEAAIVETIQRLSQLVTDFPSILELDVNPLVATPEGVTAVDLRLTIDQEEL from the coding sequence ATGGGACGCCTATCGACGCTGTTCGCGCCGGACCGGGTCGCGGTGATCGGCGCGACCGAATCTGAGGGCGCCGTGGGTCGGGCGATCACGGAGAACCTGCAGGCGACGTACGACGGCGAGGTCGTGGCCGTCAACCCCAACGCCGACGAGGTGCTGGGGCTGCCCTGCCACGACGCCGTCGCCGACGCCGAGGACGCCGACGAGATCGACGTCGCGGTCGTGGTCGTCCCGCCCGGCATCGCCGTCGACGCCATCCGGGAGGCCGGCGAGGCCGGGATCCGGAACGTCGTCGTGATCACCGCCGGCTTCGGCGAGACCGGTAGCGAGGGGGCCGCCCGCGAGCGCGAGTTGCGCGAGGTCGCCGAGGAGCACGATCTGAATCTGGTCGGACCGAACAGCCTCGGCGTGATGAGCACGCCCCGGGGTCTGAACGCCACCTTCGGCAACGAGATGGCCCGCGAGGGCGACATCTCCTTCATGAGTCAGTCGGGAGCGTTCGTCACGGCCGTTCTGGACTGGGCGGCCGAGCGCGACGTCGGGTTCAAGGACATCGTCTCGCTCGGTAACAAGGCCGTCCTCGACGAGGGCGACTTCGTCGCCGAGTGGGGCGACGACCCCGACACCGACGTCATCCTGGGTTACCTGGAGGACGTCGACGAGGGCGCGGAGTTCATCGAGACGGCCCGGGAGGTCACCCGGGAGACGCCCATCGTGATGGTGAAGTCCGGGCGCACAGACGCCGGGGCCAGCGCCGCCGCCTCACACACCGGTGCCATGGCCGGCTCCGAGGAGGCATACGAGGCCGGGCTCGAGCAGGCCGGCGTCCTCCGCGTCGAGACGGTCCAGGAGCTGTTCGACTACGCCCAGATACTGGCCGATCAGCCGCTGCCCGACGGCGACGAGGTGGCCATCGTCACCAACGCCGGCGGCCCGGGCGTGATGACCACCGACGCCGTCGGCGACGCCGACCTGTCGCTGGCGGAGTTCGACGACGAGACCATCGAGACGCTATCGGAGTCGCTCCCGGAGGAGGCCAACATCTACAACCCGGTAGACGTCATCGGCGACGCGCCCGCCGAGCGGTTCGAACTGGCCCTAGAGACGGTGTTGCAGGACGACGGCGTCGCCATGGCCGTCGTCGTGGCCTGTCCGACGGCCGTGGTGGACTTCGAGGAACTCGCCGAGGTGGTGATCGACTGCCAGCGCGAGTACGGCCAGCCCGTAGCGACGACGCTGATGGGCGCGAAGTCGACCGGTCCGGCCGAGGCGCGACTGAACGACGCCGGCGTGCCGACGTACTTCGACCCGGCCCGCGCCGTCGACAGCCTCGACGCGCTGCGCCGGTACGACGAGATCCGGTCCCGCGAGCACGTCGAACCGGCGACGTTCGACGTCGACCGCGAGCGGGCCCGCGAGGTCATCGAGCGCGGCGTCGACCGGGGCTCGAACCGGCTGGGCGTCGAGGCGATGGAACTGCTGGACGCCTACGGCATCCCGACGCCGGAGGGCGAGGTCGTCGACAGTCCGAGCGACGCCGAGCGGGTCGCGGCGGGCATCGACGGCGACGTCGTCATGAAGATCGTCAGCCCGGACATCCTGCACAAGTCCGACATCGGCGGCGTCGAGGTCGGCGTCTCCGCTGAGGACGTCCGGGACACCTACGAGGACCTGGTCGTCCGCGCCCGCGAGTACCAGCGCGACGCCACCATCGTCGGCGTGCAGGTCCAGGAGATGGTCGATCTGGACTCCGGTACGGAGACGATCGTCGGCACCAAGCGCGATCCGCAGTTCGGACCGCTCGTCCTCTTCGGCCTCGGCGGCATCTTCGTGGAGGTCCTCGAAGACAGCACGGTCCGCGTCGCGCCGGTCACCGAGCCGGAGGCGACGGAGATGATCGACGACATCGAGTCCGCCCCGCTGCTGCGCGGAGCTCGCGGCACGGAACCGGTCGACGAGGCGGCCATCGTCGAAACTATCCAGCGGCTGTCACAACTCGTCACTGATTTCCCGTCCATCCTCGAACTGGACGTCAACCCGCTGGTCGCGACCCCGGAGGGCGTCACGGCGGTCGACCTGCGGCTCACCATCGACCAGGAGGAGCTATGA
- a CDS encoding phosphotransacetylase family protein: protein MNTVLVTSTDHGIGKTAISVALARTAQQAGHDVGYMKPKGTRLLSAVGKTRDEDPMLARELLDLDAEMHEMEPIVYSPTFVQEAVRGREDPDELRERVVENFEGLAEGTDLMVLEGSDDLATGGIVDLTDVDVAEAVDARVVLVSGYEDAGTADDVLAAAETIGDRLAGVLFNGVRDSELDELTDAVMPFLEGQGVPVLGAVPRVQELAGVTVDELARNLGADVLTSDATMDAHVERFTVGAMSGNAALEQFRRTRDAVMITGGDRSEIQTAALEASGIRALVLTGGFRPASAVLGRAEEEGVPVLLVQSDTRTTIDRVEDVLGSGRTRDRATVERMQELLTESIDLENALSVDL, encoded by the coding sequence ATGAACACTGTACTCGTCACCTCGACGGACCACGGCATCGGCAAGACGGCTATCTCGGTCGCGCTGGCGCGGACCGCCCAGCAGGCGGGCCACGACGTCGGCTACATGAAGCCCAAGGGGACGCGACTGCTCAGCGCGGTCGGCAAGACCCGCGACGAGGATCCAATGCTCGCCCGCGAGCTACTGGATCTCGACGCGGAGATGCACGAGATGGAGCCCATCGTCTACTCCCCGACGTTCGTCCAGGAGGCCGTCCGCGGGCGCGAGGACCCGGACGAACTCCGCGAGCGCGTCGTCGAGAACTTCGAGGGCCTGGCCGAGGGGACCGACCTGATGGTCCTGGAGGGGAGCGACGACCTCGCGACGGGCGGCATCGTCGACCTCACCGACGTCGACGTCGCGGAGGCCGTCGACGCGCGCGTCGTGCTGGTCTCCGGCTACGAGGACGCCGGCACCGCCGACGACGTGCTGGCCGCGGCCGAGACCATCGGCGATCGCCTGGCAGGCGTGCTGTTCAACGGCGTCCGCGACTCGGAGCTCGACGAACTGACCGACGCGGTGATGCCGTTCCTCGAAGGCCAGGGCGTGCCGGTGCTCGGTGCCGTCCCGCGCGTTCAGGAACTGGCCGGCGTCACCGTCGACGAACTCGCCCGGAACCTCGGAGCGGACGTGCTGACCTCCGACGCCACCATGGATGCCCACGTCGAGCGGTTCACCGTCGGCGCGATGAGCGGCAACGCCGCGCTCGAGCAGTTCCGCCGCACCCGCGACGCCGTGATGATCACGGGCGGCGACCGCTCCGAGATCCAGACCGCGGCGCTGGAGGCGTCGGGGATCCGCGCGCTGGTCCTGACCGGCGGCTTCCGGCCCGCCAGCGCCGTCCTCGGTCGGGCCGAGGAGGAGGGCGTGCCCGTCCTGCTCGTCCAGTCCGACACGCGCACCACCATCGACCGCGTCGAGGACGTCCTCGGCTCCGGCCGGACCCGCGATCGGGCCACCGTCGAGCGGATGCAGGAGCTGCTTACCGAGAGTATCGACCTCGAAAACGCCCTGTCAGTCGACCTTTAA
- the bioD gene encoding dethiobiotin synthase, translating to MSVCVVGTDTGVGKTVVAAGLTGWLRRDGHDAVAVKPCQTGYPPDDDAGEVQRIAGSEDAAVCLRRLEPALAPAVAAREIGADLSYEGIREGCRERIEANERTVVEGIGGLRVPLADGRDVIDLAADLGLPALVVARSGLGTLNHTALTVAALRRRSVPVLGVVLSEYEGATTAERTNPEVIERENDLPVATLPPIDVADPDTVVDAVAEHLPRDFRGEE from the coding sequence ATGAGCGTCTGCGTCGTCGGCACCGACACCGGCGTCGGGAAGACGGTCGTCGCCGCCGGCCTGACGGGCTGGCTCCGGCGAGACGGGCACGACGCCGTCGCCGTCAAGCCCTGTCAGACGGGCTACCCGCCGGACGACGACGCGGGCGAGGTGCAGCGGATCGCCGGCAGCGAGGACGCCGCGGTCTGCCTGCGCAGGCTGGAACCGGCGCTCGCGCCGGCCGTGGCGGCCCGGGAGATCGGGGCCGACCTCTCCTACGAGGGCATCCGAGAGGGCTGCCGGGAGCGGATCGAGGCGAACGAGCGTACCGTAGTCGAGGGGATCGGCGGCCTGCGCGTCCCGCTGGCCGACGGCCGGGACGTGATCGACCTCGCCGCGGACCTCGGCCTGCCGGCGCTGGTCGTGGCCCGGTCCGGGCTGGGCACGCTCAACCACACCGCGTTGACCGTCGCGGCGTTGCGCCGCCGCTCGGTGCCCGTGCTCGGCGTGGTCCTCAGCGAGTACGAGGGCGCGACGACCGCGGAGCGGACCAACCCCGAGGTGATCGAGCGCGAGAACGACCTGCCCGTGGCGACGCTCCCGCCGATCGACGTCGCGGACCCCGATACCGTCGTGGACGCCGTCGCGGAGCACCTTCCACGCGACTTCCGCGGCGAAGAATAG
- a CDS encoding aminotransferase class I/II-fold pyridoxal phosphate-dependent enzyme: MTDRGFDLGDRLGEREEGDLRRHLDPTESVETRTRFAEDPKGGPPRFGEPALVFASNDYLGLAGDDRVQRAAETAARTVGTGAGASRLVTGDTHLHRALERDLADCKGCEHTLVFSSGYAANVGTVDALAPDVVFSDALNHASIVDGCRIGAGETVVYDHCDPDDFAARMAERERQADADESWLVVTDTVFSMDGDVAPLERLCDVADDHGAWTMADEAHATGVFGADGGGNVRREGLTDRVDVELGTLSKALGAQGGYVAGDEDLIEHLLNAARTFVFSTGLAPPAVGAAREALRIAGEGDRRERLWANVDPLRDGLEGAVFEVPGDSQILPVLVGDRDDVLELERAVRKRGIVAPAIRSPTVPEGTARIRVAPTAAHTGADVDACVAAFREARSR, translated from the coding sequence GTGACCGACCGCGGCTTCGACCTCGGCGACCGCCTCGGCGAGCGCGAGGAGGGGGACCTCCGCCGCCACCTCGACCCGACCGAGTCCGTCGAGACGCGCACGCGCTTCGCAGAGGACCCGAAGGGCGGTCCGCCCCGGTTCGGCGAACCGGCACTCGTCTTCGCGTCCAACGATTACCTCGGGCTGGCGGGCGACGACCGCGTCCAGCGGGCGGCCGAGACGGCGGCCCGGACCGTCGGTACGGGGGCCGGTGCGTCGCGGCTGGTCACCGGCGACACGCACCTCCACCGGGCGCTGGAGCGCGACCTCGCCGACTGCAAGGGCTGCGAGCACACGCTGGTGTTTTCGTCGGGCTACGCCGCGAACGTCGGTACCGTCGACGCGCTCGCGCCGGACGTCGTCTTCTCCGACGCGCTCAACCACGCGAGCATCGTCGACGGCTGCCGGATCGGCGCCGGCGAGACCGTCGTCTACGATCACTGCGACCCCGACGACTTCGCGGCGAGGATGGCCGAGCGAGAGCGACAGGCCGACGCCGACGAATCCTGGCTCGTCGTGACGGACACCGTCTTCTCGATGGACGGGGACGTCGCGCCGCTGGAGCGGCTCTGCGACGTCGCCGACGACCACGGTGCCTGGACGATGGCCGACGAGGCCCACGCCACGGGGGTGTTCGGGGCGGACGGCGGCGGAAACGTCCGGCGCGAGGGGCTGACCGACCGCGTCGACGTCGAACTTGGGACGCTCTCCAAGGCGCTCGGTGCCCAGGGCGGCTACGTCGCCGGCGACGAGGACCTGATCGAGCACCTGCTGAACGCGGCGCGGACGTTCGTCTTCTCGACCGGGCTGGCGCCGCCGGCGGTCGGGGCCGCGCGCGAGGCGCTGCGGATCGCCGGCGAGGGCGACCGACGCGAGCGCCTGTGGGCCAACGTCGACCCCCTCCGAGACGGCCTCGAAGGCGCGGTCTTCGAGGTGCCGGGCGACTCGCAGATACTCCCGGTGCTGGTCGGCGACCGCGACGACGTGCTCGAACTGGAGCGGGCTGTCCGAAAGCGGGGGATCGTCGCGCCCGCCATCCGATCACCGACCGTGCCGGAGGGCACCGCACGTATCAGAGTCGCGCCGACGGCCGCTCACACCGGCGCGGACGTCGACGCCTGCGTGGCCGCCTTCCGAGAGGCGCGGTCGCGATGA
- the bioB gene encoding biotin synthase BioB, with translation MVYETGNRTVDEAVRRVLDGERLDRRDGLALIAQPVEELAAAADYVRSEFGDGTVDACSIVNAKAGNCAEDCGFCAQSAHFDTGIDDYGFLDPEEILDAAKRAERDGAQRFGIVVAEKGVSKEQRPDEWEDVIRAIRLVRDETDVEVDASLGILTEEEAEILADEGLNHYNHNVETSPNYFPEIVDTHSFEDRVHTLEVAKEAGMDLCAGVILGMGESPTDRVDAAVALQDVGVSSLPVNVLDPVAGTPLAEDLGGSADVTTEEIVETVAVYRLLHPEARVRLTGGREANLDADEQHLPFEAGADGVLTGDYLTTEGQSPGDDIEVMERAGLEPNTEANDFDPEAVKEGGPDDDAAVDTAAGTATEVTTDD, from the coding sequence GTGGTTTACGAGACGGGCAACCGCACGGTCGACGAGGCGGTGCGTCGCGTGCTCGACGGCGAGCGACTGGACCGCCGCGACGGGCTCGCGCTGATCGCCCAACCGGTCGAGGAACTCGCCGCCGCGGCGGACTACGTCCGCTCGGAGTTCGGCGACGGCACGGTCGACGCCTGCTCCATCGTGAACGCGAAGGCGGGCAACTGCGCGGAGGACTGCGGCTTCTGCGCGCAGTCGGCCCACTTCGACACGGGCATCGACGACTACGGCTTCCTCGATCCGGAGGAGATACTGGACGCCGCGAAGCGCGCCGAGCGCGACGGCGCCCAGCGCTTCGGTATCGTCGTCGCCGAGAAGGGCGTCTCGAAGGAGCAGCGTCCCGACGAGTGGGAGGACGTGATCCGCGCGATCCGCCTGGTCCGCGACGAGACCGACGTCGAGGTCGACGCCAGCCTCGGCATCCTCACCGAGGAGGAGGCCGAGATCCTCGCCGATGAGGGGCTCAACCACTACAATCACAACGTCGAGACCTCGCCGAACTACTTCCCCGAGATCGTCGACACCCACTCCTTCGAGGACCGCGTCCACACGCTCGAAGTCGCGAAGGAGGCCGGCATGGACCTCTGCGCCGGCGTCATCCTCGGCATGGGCGAATCCCCGACCGATCGGGTGGACGCCGCCGTCGCCCTGCAGGACGTCGGCGTCTCCTCGCTCCCGGTGAACGTCCTCGACCCGGTCGCCGGGACGCCGCTCGCCGAGGACCTGGGCGGGTCGGCCGACGTCACGACCGAGGAGATCGTCGAGACCGTCGCGGTCTACCGACTGCTCCACCCCGAGGCCCGGGTGCGGCTGACGGGCGGGCGCGAGGCGAACCTCGACGCCGACGAACAGCACCTCCCCTTCGAGGCCGGTGCCGACGGCGTGCTCACCGGCGACTACCTCACGACGGAGGGTCAGTCCCCCGGCGACGACATCGAGGTGATGGAGCGCGCCGGACTGGAGCCCAACACCGAGGCCAACGACTTCGACCCCGAGGCGGTCAAGGAGGGTGGTCCCGACGACGACGCGGCCGTCGACACGGCCGCTGGCACCGCCACCGAAGTGACGACCGACGACTGA
- a CDS encoding dienelactone hydrolase family protein, giving the protein MVAESETVYLIPVDGVTLEGQLAVPDGATGLVVFAHGSGSSRHSPRNNYVAETLRDRGLGTLLFDLLTEREDQRRENRFEIPLLTDRLVAVTEWTRERLDAAGLPIGYFGSSTGAAAALRGAARRPDEIEAVVSRGGRVDMAEEALDSVRAATLFVVGGADHDVLALNEDAYDRLRCEKELHVVPGAGHLFEGPGELEAVAERAGEWFERRLGRRR; this is encoded by the coding sequence ATGGTCGCCGAGTCCGAGACAGTCTACCTGATCCCCGTCGACGGCGTCACGCTGGAGGGGCAACTCGCCGTCCCCGACGGAGCGACCGGCCTGGTCGTCTTCGCTCACGGGAGCGGCAGCAGTCGGCACAGCCCGCGCAACAACTACGTCGCCGAGACGCTGCGGGACCGCGGCCTCGGGACGCTCCTGTTCGACCTGCTGACCGAGCGGGAGGATCAGCGGCGCGAGAACCGGTTTGAGATCCCGCTCTTGACGGATCGGCTGGTGGCCGTCACCGAGTGGACCCGCGAACGGCTGGACGCCGCGGGACTGCCGATCGGTTACTTCGGGTCCAGCACCGGTGCCGCAGCGGCCCTGCGAGGAGCGGCGCGGCGTCCTGACGAGATCGAAGCCGTCGTCTCCCGGGGCGGCCGCGTCGACATGGCCGAGGAAGCCCTCGACTCGGTCCGGGCGGCGACGCTGTTCGTCGTCGGCGGTGCCGATCACGACGTGCTGGCGTTGAACGAAGACGCCTACGACCGCCTGCGCTGTGAGAAGGAACTCCACGTCGTCCCCGGTGCCGGACACCTCTTCGAGGGCCCCGGGGAACTCGAGGCGGTCGCCGAGCGGGCCGGGGAGTGGTTCGAGCGTCGCCTCGGCCGGCGGCGGTGA
- a CDS encoding protein sorting system archaetidylserine synthase (This PssA-like phosphatidyltransferase, along with a PssD-like decarboxylase, is required in Haloarchaea for the archaeosortase ArtA to replace the PGF-CTERM sorting signal with a C-terminal lipid anchor.) yields MGLQVRERLGLADAVTLVNAVVGFVAGVVAFTDPTLAARLVLLAAIADALDGIVARRAGNTEVGPLLDSITDVVSFGATPALVLFGVARARYGDLGEMDPAVAAAALLVPAGFVVFSVLRTAFYTVYVGEDENRPGIQNTLAATILAAGYLAGLGSVPLVFAAAAVLSVLMVAPVPYPKLLARDAVVLGVVQAGAIVSPAALGRAFPRILLVAALAYLTLAPRYYWGE; encoded by the coding sequence ATGGGATTGCAGGTGCGGGAGCGACTCGGGCTGGCGGACGCCGTGACGCTGGTCAACGCCGTCGTCGGGTTCGTCGCGGGCGTGGTCGCCTTCACCGATCCGACGCTGGCGGCCCGACTGGTCCTGCTGGCGGCCATCGCCGACGCGCTGGACGGCATCGTCGCGCGCCGCGCCGGCAACACCGAGGTCGGGCCGCTGCTGGACTCCATCACGGACGTCGTCTCGTTCGGCGCGACGCCCGCGCTCGTGCTGTTCGGCGTCGCCCGCGCCCGCTACGGCGACCTCGGGGAGATGGACCCAGCCGTCGCGGCCGCCGCGCTGCTCGTCCCCGCCGGATTCGTCGTCTTCTCCGTGCTCCGGACCGCGTTCTACACGGTCTACGTCGGCGAGGACGAGAACCGGCCGGGCATCCAGAACACGCTGGCCGCGACGATTCTGGCCGCCGGCTATCTGGCCGGCCTCGGATCGGTGCCGCTCGTGTTCGCCGCCGCGGCCGTCCTCTCCGTGCTGATGGTCGCGCCGGTCCCCTACCCGAAGCTACTGGCCCGCGACGCAGTCGTGCTGGGCGTCGTCCAGGCCGGGGCCATCGTCTCGCCGGCGGCGCTGGGCCGCGCGTTCCCGCGCATTCTCCTCGTCGCCGCTCTGGCCTACCTGACGCTGGCGCCGCGATACTACTGGGGCGAGTGA
- the thrC gene encoding threonine synthase gives MNPAIALKCTDCGRVFVPGDGRHQCPDHGDFGGLLDVQYDEDAALDALKERDGTVADIWDYEPLLPTDGAAVRLGAGGTPLLSADALSAELDVDLRLKDERGNPTGSIKDRASAVLASRALTGGADVVTCASTGNAGASLAGYAARADLDCCIFVPEDVPEGKAVQPAIYGADVLAVEGHYDDAFSLCRRVSGRRDWYDGSAAVNPYAVEGLRTVGHELADQVPAADWVVAPMGNGCGLSATWKGLAEFERMGLLDGAPRLLGVQAEGASAIHDRFQGEDPRAGTGTRADSIDVGHPHNAERACRALSGSDGDSVAVSDEAILDAERRLGEAEGVYAEPASAATLAGLKRARDEGVVEPGETVVLLVTGTGLKDTESARSATDDVERIPASPGAVPDRY, from the coding sequence GTGAATCCTGCCATCGCACTGAAGTGCACCGACTGCGGGCGCGTGTTCGTCCCGGGAGACGGTCGCCACCAGTGCCCCGACCACGGCGACTTCGGGGGCCTGCTGGACGTCCAGTACGACGAGGACGCAGCGCTCGACGCCCTGAAAGAGCGGGACGGTACCGTCGCTGACATCTGGGACTACGAGCCACTGCTGCCCACCGACGGCGCGGCCGTCAGGCTCGGCGCCGGCGGGACGCCGCTGCTGTCCGCCGACGCGCTCTCGGCGGAACTCGACGTCGACCTGCGACTGAAGGACGAGCGGGGGAACCCGACGGGCTCTATCAAGGACCGGGCCAGCGCCGTCCTCGCGAGTCGCGCACTGACCGGCGGCGCCGACGTCGTGACCTGCGCCTCGACCGGTAACGCGGGGGCCTCGCTGGCCGGCTACGCCGCCCGGGCCGACCTCGACTGCTGCATCTTCGTCCCCGAGGACGTCCCCGAGGGGAAGGCAGTCCAGCCGGCCATCTACGGCGCGGACGTCCTCGCCGTCGAGGGGCACTACGACGACGCCTTCTCGCTGTGTCGCCGCGTGAGCGGCCGCCGGGACTGGTACGACGGCAGCGCCGCGGTCAACCCCTACGCCGTCGAGGGGCTCCGGACGGTCGGTCACGAACTGGCCGATCAGGTCCCGGCGGCCGACTGGGTCGTCGCCCCGATGGGCAACGGCTGCGGCCTCTCGGCGACCTGGAAGGGGCTCGCCGAGTTCGAGCGCATGGGCCTGCTCGACGGCGCGCCGCGCCTGCTGGGCGTCCAGGCCGAGGGCGCCAGCGCCATCCACGATCGATTCCAGGGCGAGGACCCGCGCGCCGGCACCGGTACCCGGGCCGACAGCATCGACGTCGGCCACCCGCACAACGCCGAGCGGGCCTGCCGGGCGCTCTCCGGGAGCGACGGGGACAGCGTCGCCGTCTCCGACGAGGCGATTCTCGACGCCGAGCGCCGCCTCGGCGAGGCGGAGGGCGTCTACGCCGAGCCAGCCAGCGCGGCCACGCTCGCCGGACTGAAGCGCGCCCGGGACGAGGGGGTCGTCGAGCCCGGAGAGACGGTCGTCCTCCTCGTCACCGGCACGGGGCTCAAGGACACCGAGAGCGCGCGCAGCGCGACCGACGACGTCGAGCGCATCCCGGCGTCGCCCGGCGCCGTCCCCGACCGGTACTGA
- a CDS encoding metal-dependent hydrolase, which yields MPSTVVHVAFAGMIAAALLGDAFDRRSLLVVVGAVAVADLDAFVGLVAVAGHRTVFHTFLVPGAAALALAVDLRVSDRSALRSRYGARGVRIAWVTVVAFAAAAIGLDLFSAGGANPLWPLHDQFYQVGGRIELSDQRGVVQTFVDLSPPDADGTGGGDAGGVTDGASTQARGSSREVNVSTGVDPDPDGDADGDVERLFPIVRSGWQLLLLIVGTFVTAARLRVSETVEE from the coding sequence ATGCCGTCTACGGTGGTTCACGTGGCCTTCGCCGGCATGATCGCGGCGGCGCTGCTGGGTGACGCGTTCGACCGGCGCTCGCTGCTGGTCGTCGTCGGTGCCGTGGCCGTCGCCGACCTCGACGCCTTCGTCGGCCTCGTCGCCGTCGCCGGCCACCGAACCGTGTTCCACACGTTTCTCGTCCCAGGAGCCGCGGCGCTGGCGCTGGCGGTTGACCTCCGGGTCAGCGACCGGTCGGCCCTGCGGTCCCGCTACGGCGCCCGCGGCGTCCGGATCGCGTGGGTGACCGTCGTCGCGTTCGCGGCTGCCGCCATCGGACTCGACCTGTTCTCCGCCGGCGGCGCGAACCCCCTGTGGCCGCTGCACGACCAGTTCTATCAGGTCGGCGGCCGGATCGAACTCTCCGACCAGCGCGGCGTCGTCCAGACGTTCGTCGATCTCAGCCCGCCGGACGCCGACGGGACCGGCGGAGGCGACGCCGGCGGCGTGACCGACGGCGCGTCCACGCAGGCCCGCGGGAGCTCCCGGGAGGTCAACGTCTCGACCGGCGTCGATCCTGACCCCGACGGCGACGCGGACGGGGACGTCGAGCGGCTCTTCCCCATCGTCCGGTCGGGCTGGCAACTGCTCCTGCTGATCGTCGGAACGTTCGTCACGGCAGCTCGCCTCCGCGTCTCGGAGACGGTCGAGGAGTGA
- the trxA gene encoding thioredoxin: protein MSDADDIESIREQKIEQLKQSLTSPDEPVHVEGADHFEDLTSDGVVLVDFYADWCGPCQMLEPVVEDIAAETDATVAKVDVDEHQSLAGQFGVQGVPTLLLYADGEQAERMVGAQDADRLRSVVESYA, encoded by the coding sequence ATGAGCGACGCGGACGACATCGAGTCGATTAGAGAGCAGAAGATCGAGCAGCTCAAGCAGTCCCTGACCTCGCCGGACGAGCCAGTTCACGTCGAGGGAGCGGACCACTTCGAGGACCTCACGAGCGACGGCGTCGTCCTCGTGGACTTCTACGCCGACTGGTGCGGGCCCTGCCAGATGCTGGAGCCGGTCGTCGAGGACATCGCCGCGGAGACGGACGCCACCGTCGCCAAGGTCGACGTCGACGAGCACCAGTCCCTGGCCGGCCAGTTCGGCGTCCAGGGCGTCCCGACGCTGCTCCTCTACGCCGACGGCGAACAGGCCGAGCGCATGGTCGGCGCCCAGGACGCCGACCGACTCCGGTCGGTCGTCGAGTCGTACGCGTGA
- a CDS encoding PRC-barrel domain-containing protein: protein MDRETVPQEITTLVGREVYSKNGVFVGEVEDLRLDLKQQTVTGLALHELNHELFRADARSSRGVILPYRWVQAVGDVVIVNDIVERLTEPADEEAEEEVAA, encoded by the coding sequence ATGGATCGAGAGACTGTCCCCCAGGAGATAACGACGCTCGTCGGTCGCGAAGTCTACTCGAAGAACGGGGTCTTCGTCGGCGAAGTGGAGGACCTGCGCCTCGACCTCAAGCAACAGACGGTGACGGGCCTGGCCCTCCACGAACTGAACCACGAGCTGTTCCGCGCGGACGCGCGGAGCTCCCGCGGCGTGATCCTCCCCTACCGGTGGGTCCAGGCGGTCGGCGACGTCGTGATCGTCAACGACATCGTCGAGCGGTTGACCGAGCCGGCCGACGAGGAAGCCGAAGAAGAGGTCGCGGCCTAG